DNA from Thermoleophilum album:
GCTGCCGTCGGCGCGCGTAAGGTTCGCAACCGAGCGCAGCACGCGCTCGCCCCAGAGCAGTCGATAGGGGAACGACGGCAGGTCGGACATGTGGATGCCACCGCATACCACGTGCCCGCCCTTGCGCACGCTGGCGAGTGCGCGCGGTACGAGCTCGCCGGCGGGGGCGAAGATGATCGCCGCGTCCAGTTCGACCGGCGGACCTTCGACGGTGTCACCAGCCCACTCGCAACCGAGCTCGCGGGCGAACTGTTGGGCCTCGTCGTCACCGGGACGCGTGAGCGCGAACACGCGGTGGTCGCGTGCGCGCGCGAACTGGGCGACCAGGTGCGCCGCCGCGCCGAAACCGTAGAGGCCGATGCGCCCGGGCTCGTCGGGCAACAACGCCTGCTCAGCGAAACGCAGGCAGCGCAAACCGATCAAACCGGCGCAGAGCAGCGGCGCGAGCGCCGGCTCGGGCTCGCCCGGAAGCGGCAGACAGAAACGGGCGTCGGCGACGCACAGCTCGGCGTAGCCACCGTCGCGGTGGAGCCCGGTGAAGCGGGCGGCGTCGCAGAGGTTCTCGAGACCGTGGCGGCAGAAGCGGCACCGGCCGCAGCTGGACCCGAGCCACGGCACCCCGACCGGGTCGCCGGGGCGGGGGCTTTCAACACCCGCACCGACCGCCGCGACCGTGCCGACAATCTGGTGGCCAGGCACGAGCGGCAACCGTGGCGCGGCGAGCTCGCCGTCGACGATGTGGAGGTCCGTGCGGCAGACCGCACAGGCAACCACCCGCACCAGTACCTCGCCCGGTCCCGGCTGCGGGTCGGGGAGCTCGCGCTCTTGCAGCTCGCCGGGCTGACGCTCCAGCACCATTGCGCGCACGGCGGGCAAGCGTAGTGATGCACGGCGAGCGCTCCGATCCCGCTCCGATCCGGGTCACGCGCGAGCGTCGACGCGTGACCGCGGCGGCTGCGTCAGCATTCTCGGCGTGGCACTAGTCCGACAGCGCCAGCGCCGGCGTCGCGAGCCTCGCTTTTCCCTGGCGCTAGCGGCGATCGCGGTCGCCGGCATGGTCCTGCGACGGCTGTTGGCGGCCCGCCCGGAGCCGCCCGTCGAGCGCCCGGAGCCACCCGTCGAGCGCCCGGAGCCACCCGTCGAGCGCCCGGAGCCGCCCGTCGAGCGGACCGCGTCGCCCGTCGAGCGGACCGCGCCGCCACCTGTGCCGACAGCGAAAAAATCGGAGGAGGAAGTCGACGCAGCGACGATCGGCGAACTCCGCGCCGAGTTGCGGGCCGAGCTCGAGCGTCTGCGTCGCGCCGCCCAGACGCCGCCACGGCAGCCCGACGATGAGCGCTGACGACGCCCTCGCGCCCACCGAGACGAGCCTCGCGAGACCGATCGAGCGCAGCCAGGACGGCACCCTGCGACTACTCGATCAGCGCGCACTCCCGCACCAAGAGCGCTGGATCGAGGTGCGAACGGCGGAGGAGGCGGTCGCGGCAATTCGCGCGCTGGCGGTGCGCGGAGCCCCGGCGATCGGCATCGCCGCCGCCTACACGATCGCGCTGATCGCCGAGCGCGAGGGGGTCGAGCAGGCACGGTCGGCCGCGCACGCGCTCGCCTCTGCGAGACCGACGGCGGTCAACCTTGGGTGGGCGTGCCGGCGGATGCTGGCACGACTCGAGGCTTGCGCCGGCGACGGCCAGGATGTGGCAAGCGCGTTGGCGAGCGAGGCCGATGCGATCGCCCACGAGCAGCACGCCGCTGACCGCGCGATTGCCACCGCGGGTGCTGAATTGGTGCCGCCAGGCGGGCGTCTTTTGACGATCTGCAATACCGGTGCACTCGCTACGGGCGCTGAAGGCACGGCACTCGCCGTAGCCCTCGAGGCACACCGTCGCGGCAGACTCGCGGAGGTACTGGTGCTCGAGACGCGACCGCTCCTGCAGGGCGCGCGCCTGACCACTTGGGAGCTCGCGCGCGCCGGCGTACCCCACCGCCTGCTCTGCGACTCGGCCGCCGCTACCGCCTGTGCGCGGGGACTGGTCGACTGCGTGTTCGTCGGTGCCGACCGCATCGCCCGCAACGGTGACGTGGCCAACAAGATCGGCACCTACATGTTGGCGGTCCTCGCGAGGCATCACGGGATTCCGTTCTACGTGGCGGCGCCACTCTCGACGTTCGACCCGGCGACGCCCGATGGCCGTTCGATTCCGATCGAGGAAAGAGCGCCTGCAGAGGTGAGCGAATTCGCCGGGCAGGCGATCGCACCCGCCCGAACCAAGGTTTGGAACCCGGCGTTCGACATCACCCCGGCGGCGCTGGTTTCGGCGATCGTGTGCGAGCGCGGCGTGCTGCGACCACCGCTCGCCACGGCGATCGCCCGCGTCGCTGGATCGGCTGAGCGCTCGCGCCGAGCTGGAGGCGCCGCTTGACGGCATCGCAGGTGCCTGCCGCGGCGCTCGACGTCGAGTCGCTCGCGACGCGCAGCCGCCGCCCGCTGGTGCTCGGGGTCGGTGGCGGCGGCGACGTGGTGGGGGCGGCGGCCGTGGCAGCGCTGTTCGAGCCAGGCGGCGCGCAGCCGCTAGTCGGCGGCACCAGCTGGGAACGCCGGGTGGTGGATCCGCGTCCCGGCCCGCGTTCCGCGGACGAGATCGAGGGGGCGTTGGCGCATCCCGCCCGCTCGCTGCTGGTCGCCGGGCCGGACACCCGCATCAGCGAACACGGCGCGCGGTTCGCCGAAGCGGTTGTGGCCGAGGAGCTTGGCAGCCCGACGGTGATCGTCGACGTGACCTGTTCACCCCGACGGATCGCCGATGACCTCGCCGCCGCCGCCAGCTCGCTGGGATTCGACTCACTCGTGCTGCTCGACGTCGGCGGCGACGCGGTCGCGCGCGGTGACGAACGCGGGCTGGCGAGTCCGCTCTGCGACGCGCTGTTGTTGGCGGCGGGGGCACTCGTCGCAGAGGAGCGTCGTCTGGCAGTGCTGGGCGGTGTGTTCGGCGCTGGTTGCGACGGCGAGCTGACGCCGTGGCAGGTGCTCGACCGCCTGGCGGCGCTCGCGCGGGTAGGGGCGATGTCTGGCGCGCGCGGCCTCACGCCTGCCGCTGCCGAGCGGCTTCAGCGCCTCTGCACCGCCGTGCCGACAGAAGCGAGTGCGCAAGCGCTCGCTTGCTTTCATGGGGCGAGCGGGACCGCACCGATCCGCGACGGTCTGCGCACCGTCGAACGCACGCCGCTGGGTTCGCTGTGCTTCTTCTTCGATCCACTACGGGCGCTCGCAGCCGGCGAGCTGCCGCTCGCGGCGGCAGTGATCGACGCCTCGGGATTGGAGGAGGCGAATCGTGCCCTCCTCCGACTGGGAGTGCGCACGGAGCTCGAATTCGAGCGGGCTAGGGCACGCGAAGCGGCCTCTTAGGCTGTCCGTTCAGGCGCAAGCGTGGCCCAGGATCCACGGGTGACCGTCGACCATCGGTGTGTCGACGATCTCGACGTCGCGGAACCCAGCCAGACGCGCCAAGCGCGCAAGACCGTCGGCCCCGAACTCCCAGTACACGAAGTCGTCGCCGGCGTACACCTCGCCCGGCGCCGAGACGCGGATCTCGGCGCGCCCGCCACCACCCTCGATGCCGTAGGTCTCCAGCAGCACGCGGCCACCGTCGGCCACGCAGCGGCGCAGCACCCGCAGCAAACCGAGAGGGCTCTCGACGCGGTGGAGGATCCCGAAGCAGAACACCAGGTCGAAGCGCTCGCCGAGCTGCTCGACCTCGAAAGCATCGAGCCGGTGGTACTCCACGCGCGATTCGAGGAGCTCGGCGATTGCCCGGAACCCCTCGCCGCCGTGCAGCTCTACACCCCACCGCGAGCGCACCCACGCCTTGTACTGCTCGTTGTCGACGGCGACCACCCGCGCAGCTCCGCGCCGCTCGGCCAAGAACGAGTAGAAGCCGTCGAAGGCGCCCACGTCGAGCACTCGCAGACCCGAGCAATCAGCGGGCAAAGCCTTGATTCGGTAGCGGTGGTCGCGCGCAACGCCCGGTGTGTAAAGGCCGTGCGCACGGTTCAGCGCGAAGGTGTGAAACCAGAAGGGCACTCGCCGCAGAACCTCCCGCGCCCGCTCCGGTGGCGCCTCGATCGGTAGGAGATCGGCGACCGCACGCTCGGCGTCGGTCGTCTCGACAGCGACGGTCCTCGCCGCACCACTAAGCGTCGGACGCTGACCGGCACGGCGGCGAGCGGGCTTGGGTTCGTCTTGCCGAAGCGTGTCTGCCATCCCGCGCTCAGGCACTGCCTCGGTAATCGGCAAACAACTGTCAGAGACTAACCGCCGTCGCCGACCCGTCGCCGCACGCCGAGACGCGCGGCCCGACTAGTCAGGTGAAGTGTCCGGGTCTCGCCCGCGTGACGAGTCAGGTGACCGAAGTCAAGTGACCGTCCAGGTCTCGCCCGCGTGCAGGAGCTTCGCAAGCTCCTCGCTGCCGATCGCGCGGTGGGCATTGCGCACCTCCTCCGCGATACCCCCACCCCAGACCGGCGCCTCGACCGCCCGGAACACGCCGATCGGCGTCGGACCGAGCGGTCGCGGTGCGAACTGGGCGAGCGCGAAAGCAAGTGTCGGATCGGGTGCCTTGGCATCGTGCACGAGCAGTGCGTCCTCGCCGACCTCGCTGACCTGCGCGACCGCGATCGTGCCGTCTTCGCTGCGCACGAGTCCGAACTCGCCGTCCACACCGAAGCGGATCGGACGCCCATGCTCGAGCCTGATCTGGTTGCGCTCGCGCTGACCCTTGGCGCGCACGGCATCGAACGCGCCGTCGTTGAAGACGTTGCAGTTCTGGTAGATCTCGACAAAGGCGGCGCCGGGATGGTGTGCCGCGGCCCGCAGCGTCTCGGCGAGGTGTTGCTTGTCGGTGTCGACCGAGCGCGCCACGAAAGTCGCGCCGGCGCCGAGCGCCAGAGCCACCGGGTTGAAGGGCGGGTCCTCCGATCCGAACGGCGTCGACTTGGTGATCTTGCCCTGCTCCGATGTCGGCGAGAACTGCCCCTTCGTGAGCCCGTAGATCTGGTTGTTGAAAAGCAAGATCTTGAGCGGCACGTTCCGCCGCAGGGCGTGGATCAGGTGGTTGCCGCCGATCGAAAGTCCGTCGCCGTCGCCCGTCACGACCCACACCGAGAGGTCGGGACGCGTCGCCGCGATGCCGGTGGCGATCGTCGGGGCTCGTCCGTGGATCGAGTGGATGCCGTAGGTGTCGACGTAGTAGACGAAGCGCCCCGAGCAGCCGATGCCGGTCACGAAGACGCAGCGCTCGGGCGGCACCCCGAGTTCCGGCAAGAGCGCCTGGACGGTGGCGAGGATCGCGTAGTCGCCGCAGCCCGGGCACCATCTCGTTTCCTGGTCGGAGGTGAAGTCCTTTTTGGTGAGCGTCCGCTCGACCAGCGCCGCGTCGACGGCTGCTGCTTGTCCGTTGCTCCCTCCGCCGTTGCCAGCCACCTCGCGACCTCCTCAAGCGACCCGGCGTGCGCGGTCCAGCCGCAGCTCGATCTGCTCGAGCACGTCACCGGTGAACAGCGGCAGCCCGTTGACCTTCGAATAGCTCTCGACGTCGACCAAAAACTCGGCCCGCAAGATCTTCGCTAGCTGGCCGCGATTGAGCTCGGGTACCAGCACCCGCCGGTAGCGACGCAGCACCTCGCCGGTGTTGCGGGGCAGCGGGTTCAGGTGCGTGAGGTGTGCGACCGCGACCTTCGCGCCCCGCTCGCGCCGCAGCTTGCGCACCGCTCCGTGGATCGCCCCGTAGGTCGAACCCCAGCCGAGCACCAAAAGGTCGGCGCCGTCGGGATCGTCGACCACGAGCTCCGGAAGTTCGTCGGCGATGCGCGCGATGCGCTCCTCGCGCAGGCGCGTCATGAACTCGTGATTGGCCGGGTCGTAGCTGATCGCACCCGTCTCGTGCTGCTTTTCGAGACCGCCGATGCGGTGCTGCAACCCCGGCGTCCCGGGAATCGCCCAGGGACGGCGCAGACGCTCGTCGCGCGCGTAAGGGAGGAACTTCGCGCCGTCGGGCAACGGACTTGCGAACTCCGGATCGATCTCCGGTAGCTCGTCGACCGCGGGCAGGCGCCAGGGCTCCGACGAGTTGGCGAGGAAGGTGTCGGTAAGCAGGATCACCGGCGTGCGGTAGGTGATCGCGATGCGCGCCGCCTCGAAAGCGGCATCGAAACAGCCGGACGGCGTAGGCGCGGCGATCACCGGCAGCGGCGACTCGCCGTGGCGGCCGTAAAGCGCCATCAACAGGTCCGAGGCTTCGGTTTTTGTCGGCATGCCGGTCGACGGCCCCGCCCGTTGCACGTCGATCACCACCAGTGGCAGCTCCAGCGCAACCGCCAGGCCGATCGTCTCGGCCTTGAGGTCCATCCCGGGCCCGCTGGTAGCCGTAACCGCGAGGCTGCCAGCGAACGCCGCACCGAGCGCCATGCCCGCAGCTGCGATCTCGTCCTCGGCCTGCACCGTCCGCACGCCGAAACGACGCTGTCGCGAAAGCGTGTGCAGCAGCTCCGACGCCGGCGTGATCGGATAACTCGCGTAAAACAGCGGCAGCCCGGAGCGGACGCTCGCCGCGATCAAGCCCAGCGCAGTTGCCTGTGTGCCGTTGACGTTGCGGTAGGTGCCGGGCGGCAGCTGCGCCGGCTCGACCTCGTAATGGACGGCGAGAGCCTCGGTCGTCTCGCCGAAGTTCCAGCCAGCGCGAAAGGCGGCGAGGTTGGCGTCGCGGATCGCGGGGCGTTCGGCGAAGCGCCGTTCGATCCAGGTGACCGTCGGCTCGGTCGGTCTTCCGTAGAGCCAGGAGACGAGCCCGAGCGCGAAGAAGTTCTTGGATCGCGCGGCGTCGCGCGAGGTGAGGCCCGCGATCCCTTGCGTGGCCTGCACAGTAAGGCTGGTCATCGGCACCCGGAAGACCTTGTAACCGTCAAGCGACCCGTCCTCGAGCGGGTTGCTCGCGTACCCGGCCTTGCGCAGGTTGTTGTCGTTGAAGCCGTCCTCGTTGACGATGATCGTTCCGCCACGCTCCAGGGCCGGCAGGTTGACCTTGAGGGCCGCTGGGTTCATCGCCACGAGAACGTTCGGCCGATCGCCGGGGGTCAGGATGTCGCGCGAGGCGAAGTGGATCTGGAAAGCCGATACACCGTGAGGAGTGCCGGCGGGTGCGCGGATCTCCGCAGGGAAATCAGGGAGCGTCGCGAGGTCGTTGCCGGCCGCTGCTGTCTCGTCGGTGAAGCGGCTGCCCACAACCTGCATGCCGTCGCCGGAATCTCCGGCGAAACGGACGACGACTTGATCTTTTTTCTCGAGCGTCTTCGCCATTCGCGCCTCGGCAGCTCGCCCCTTCGGGAGCGTTCGCGCCCGATCACCGCCGCGACCTGCTCACCCGCGAGTCTACTGGGGTCCGGCTTCGGGCCGCCGAAAAGTAGCAAAGCCGAGCGGTAATAGGACATTTTCTCGCAGGCGGCCCTCGCCGCCACATTCAGTTAGCTTTTCGCGCCCGGTCATCCGTCGGTCGCCGTTCGGTGACCGATCGCGGCTTCGAGCAAGGGAGCCTCGAAATGCGAGTTTCGGTACCCAGAGAAACCGCCGCCGGCGAGCGGCGCGTCGCACTCGTACCCGACGTCGTGGCCCGCCTCACGAAGGGCGGGCTGGAGGTCGTGGTTGAACCGGGGGCGGGGGCGGCGGCCCACCACTCCGACGATGAATACCGCGAAGCGGGCGCGAAGGTAGAGGAGGGAGCCGGGCTGGCGGGCGATCTCGTGGCGAAAGTCCAGCCCCCCTCGATCGACGAGGTTTCGAAGTTACGCGAGGGAGCAGTGCTGGTCGGGTTCCTGCAGCCCTTCACCTCTCCCGACCTTGTGCGGGCACTCGCGCAACGGCGCGTGACGGCCCTCGCGATGGAGGCGATTCCGCGCATCACGCGCGCCCAAACGATGGACGCGCTGTCCTCGCAGGCGACCGTCGCTGGCTATCAAGCGGCGCTGATCGCCGCGCGTGAGCTGCCCCGGTTCTTCCCCATGCTTACTACCGCTGCCGGCACCATCCGACCAGCCAAGGTGCTCGTGCTGGGCGCGGGGGTCGCTGGTCTCCAGGCGATCGCCACCGCTCGCCGCCTCGGCGCGATCGTGTTCGGCTACGACGTCCGCGCGGCGGTACGCGAGCAGATCGAGTCGCTGGGCGCCCGCTTCCTCGAGATCGACCTAGGGATCGAAGACGCGGAGGCGCAAGGCGGGTATGCGCGCCCCTTGACCGAGGAGGAAGAGGCGCGTCAAAGGCAGCTTCTGGCCGATGCGATCGCCGGCGTGGACTGCGTCATCTCAACCGCCGCGGTACCCGGCCGTCGCGCGCCACTTTTGATCATCGAGGACGCTGTCGAGCGGATGCCAGCAGGGTCGGTGATCGTCGACCTCGCAGCAGAGACGGGCGGCAACTGCGAGCTCACAAAGGCCGGCGAGACGGTGGAGGCACACGGCGTGAAAGTGATCGGTCCCGTCAACCTCCCCGCTTCGATGCCCGATCATGCGTCGCAGCTTTACGCGCGCAACCTCCAGGCGCTCATCGAGCTGATCACGGAAGACGGCCAACTAGCCCTGGACTTCGACGACGAGATCGTCGCGGGCTGCTGCATCACCCACGACGGCGAGGTAGTAAACGAACGCGTGCGCCAGGCGATCGGAGCGCCGGCGAGCTGAGCGAAGAAGGGGGAAGGATGTTTGGCATCGCAGCCGGCACGCTGCTTCCGATCGGCGCCGCCGAGGCGCCAGGGTCGTCGATGGACTTGATCACGGAGTTGACGATCCTTGTGTTGGCGGCGTTCGTCGGTTTCGAGGTGATCTCGAAGGTCCCGAACACCCTGCACACGCCGCTGATGTCCGCGACCAACGCGATCCACGGCATCGTCCTGCTCGGTGGATTGCTGGTGATCGGTCAAGCGAGCGGGGCGTTTGACAAGGTGATCCTGGTGATCGCGATCGCCTTCGGGACGATCAACATCGTCGGCGGCTTTCTCGTCACCGACCGCATGCTCGAAATGTTCAAGCGCAAGCCCACCAAGGAAGACGCGAAGAAACGCGAGGCGCGCGAGCGGGCGGAGGTGCGCGCGTGACCCCTCCGCTCGCCTTCAGCTTCCAGGACCCTGACTTCATTCGGGTCTGTTACCTGGCCGCATTCCCGCTCTTCATCATCGGCCTGCGGTTCCTCAACCATCCGCGCACGGCGCGCCGCGGCAACGCCATTGCGGCTCTTGGTATGACGATCGCCGTAGCGGCGACGTTGCTCGACCGTCAGGTCGGCGACTACGGTCTGATCGCACTCGGCATCGCGCTCGGGACGGCGATCGGGGTGCCGGCGGCGCGCGCCGTGAAGATGACGGCGATGCCACAGATGGTGGCGCTGTTCAACGGCGTCGGCGGTGGCGCAGTGGCGTTGATCGCCTGGGCGGAGTTCCGGCGCTACGGCGGCGACATGCCGCTCGACCAGATGATTCCCACACTGTTTGCGGCGATCATCGGGTCGATCTCCTTCTGGGGCTCGAACATCGCCTTCGGCAAGCTCCAGGAACTGATCCCCGGTCGCCCGATAATGCTGCCGGGGCAGACGTTTGTGAACCTCGGTCTGTTGATCGGGGCCGTCGCCTGCGCCGTCGCGATCGCTGCCGGCTCGCACTCCGAGGCTCTGTTCATCGCGATCCTCGTGCTCTCCGCTTTGCTCGGAAACATGGTCGTGCTACCGATCGGTGGCGCCGACATGCCGGTGGTGATCTCGATGCTGAACGCGCTCACCGGTCTCTCGGCAGCCTCAGCCGGTATCGCGCTCGACAACGTTGCTCTGATCGTGGCGGGCATCCTCGTCGGCGCGTCCGGCTCGATCCTCACGAACCTGATGGCTCAGGCGATGAACCGCTCGATCGCGAACATCGTCGCCGGCGGTTTTGGCGGAGCGCCGGCCGGCGGCGCAACCACCGTCGCGACCGAGGGTCGCACGGTGCGCCAGACCGATCCAGCTGATGCCGCCATTCAACTGGCCTACGCACGGCGCGTAGTGATCGCGCCTGGCTACGGCATGGCCGTCGCGCAGGCGCAACACGCGGTACGCGAATTGATGGACGAACTCGAAAAGCGGGGGGTTCAGGTGGAGTTCGCGATCCATCCGGTTGCCGGACGCATGCCGGGCCACATGAACGTGCTGTTGGCCGAGGCCGACGTCCCCTACGACAAGCTGAAGGAGATGGACGAGATCAACCCCGAGTTCCCGCAGGTCGATGTCGTCCTGGTGCTGGGGGCAAACGACGTCACCAACCCGGCCGCGCGCGAGCAGCCTGACTCGCCGATCTACGGCATGCCAATCCTCGACGTCGACAAGGCGCAACAGGTGATCGTCGTCAAGCGTTCGCTGAATCCGGGCTTCGCCGGCATCGACAACCCGCTCTTCTACAAGGAAAACTGCTCGCTTTTGTTCGGCGACGCGAAGGAAGCGGTGTCACAGATCGTGAGCGAGCTGCAGGCGCTCTAGCCAATCCCGCCGACGCCTTCTTCTGCTCGCCCGCTCGCATCGCTGTCGGGTGCAACTCGCCGGTAGGGGCCGCGACGACGCACGCAGTCGGCGCCGCAGCGAGCAGCGACGGCGATCGCGTCACGGAGTTGGTAGCCGCGCCCGAGCGCCCAAGTAAGTCCGGCCGCGAAGCAGTCGCCGGCTCCGTAGGTGTCGACCACCTCGGACGGATCGACGCGCTCGGCTGGCCACCGCATCCGCTCACCGTCGGCGAGCTCGACGGTGCCCCCTTCGGCGCCGAGAGTGGTCACGACCGCCCACGGTGGCGGGGTCAGCTCACCCGGCTCGTAGCGCTCGTCCGGATCGCGGCCGCTGCGCACCAGCACGTCGATCGCCACGCCGGCAGCTGCCAACGTGTGCTTGGCGCGAGCCGTCGCCACCAGCACCGCTGCACGCCGCGCCTCGCTCACTGCCGCCGCATCACCGGCTGTGAAGTAGACGGCGGCGCCATCGAGCAGCCGCCAAGGCAATGGATCCGCCCCACTGGGGCCAAGGCGTGAGCCGACGACCGTAATCGTCCGCTCGCCTCCCTTCTCGAGATGCACGATCGCGCGGCGTTGCTGCTGCTTTTGGTAGCGGGCGCGCACCGTCACTCGCAGCTGACCGAGTCGCCGACGACTCGAGCGCCCGTAACGGTCCGAACCGAGGGCGGTGAATAGATCGACGCTTCCGCCGAGGCGGGCGAGCTCGACCGCCGCAACTGCCCCGCCGCCCGCCGGCTCCGCGAAGTGGTCCGCCACGTGGACGATCTCGCCGACACGCGGTAAACGGTCCACCACCAAAAAGTCGCACCACTCGACGTGACCGACGACGGCGAAGCGTGCCGCCGCGGTCGCGAGCACCGTCGTCAGCGAGTGCCGGGCGCGGGAGCGCCGGCGCCGCCGCCAGCGGCGCCGGGCACACCACCGCCACCGGTGCGCCCGCCCGCACTACCACCGCCCATGCTGCCCGACCCGGAGCTAGCACCGCTGGGTGGCGCGCCGGCGCCACCGCCCGACTGGCTCGGAGCAGGAGCTTGCGACCCGGCGGAGGAGGATCCGCTCGAGCCCATGGACCCGGAAGTCGTGGAGGTGCCAGTAGTGGTGGTCGAGGTGCTTGTCGACCCGCTGACTGCCCCCGGGTTGCGCAGGTTCTCCGGCAATGGTGGCGTGGGCACCGTCTTCGGCACGCTCTCGTCGGTCGGAGAACTGCCGCCCCCACCGGACGCCACCGCCACGATCACGATCAAAAGCACCAGCACGCCAGCCGCAGCGAGCGCCAGCCGGCGCCTGCGGATGACCCGTGGATCTGGTCCGCGGCGACGCGGTGGCAGACCACCGCTGCCGTGTCGCAAGAGCCGCGTCGGTTCGTCGTGCACGAGCGCTCACGGTACCAGTGTGCGCGGAGGAAACCCTGAATGCGCACGGAGGAACCGCTGGGTGCGCACGCAGGTAGCCCTGAGTGCGTGCGTAGGAACCTCTGTAGTGCGGACAGCTATGTCACGATGTGCTCATGAACAGGTCCAGCGAGCGCTCGCCCGGTGGCGTCGATCCGACCGTCGATCCCACCGGTATCGAAGAGCCCCACGACGTCCTCGCCGCCGACCAGTTCGCGATACCGGCACCCGAGGAGCGCCCGCCGGTAGACCCAACCGGCATCGCTGAGCCCCACGACGTCCTCGCCGCCGACCAGTTCGCGATACCGGCGCCAGATGCCACACAAGAGGCGAGCTCGCGCGCGAGCGCAGGCGCGGGCCAGTCTCGCGGCCTGGCGCGCCTTGGCCCCTGGCTCGCCCTGACGGGCGCTGTGGTCGTAGTTGCCCTGGCCTACCGCCGAGCGCGTCGGCCGTAGAGCAGCTTCAGCAGACGCTCGAGCAGCCGTGTCGTGCGCTGCCGGTACGGGAACATGTGCAGGTCGCGCTTGGGCGCGAAGCGCGTGATCA
Protein-coding regions in this window:
- a CDS encoding NAD(P)(+) transhydrogenase (Re/Si-specific) subunit beta; the protein is MTPPLAFSFQDPDFIRVCYLAAFPLFIIGLRFLNHPRTARRGNAIAALGMTIAVAATLLDRQVGDYGLIALGIALGTAIGVPAARAVKMTAMPQMVALFNGVGGGAVALIAWAEFRRYGGDMPLDQMIPTLFAAIIGSISFWGSNIAFGKLQELIPGRPIMLPGQTFVNLGLLIGAVACAVAIAAGSHSEALFIAILVLSALLGNMVVLPIGGADMPVVISMLNALTGLSAASAGIALDNVALIVAGILVGASGSILTNLMAQAMNRSIANIVAGGFGGAPAGGATTVATEGRTVRQTDPADAAIQLAYARRVVIAPGYGMAVAQAQHAVRELMDELEKRGVQVEFAIHPVAGRMPGHMNVLLAEADVPYDKLKEMDEINPEFPQVDVVLVLGANDVTNPAAREQPDSPIYGMPILDVDKAQQVIVVKRSLNPGFAGIDNPLFYKENCSLLFGDAKEAVSQIVSELQAL
- a CDS encoding PfkB family carbohydrate kinase; the protein is MLATAAARFAVVGHVEWCDFLVVDRLPRVGEIVHVADHFAEPAGGGAVAAVELARLGGSVDLFTALGSDRYGRSSRRRLGQLRVTVRARYQKQQQRRAIVHLEKGGERTITVVGSRLGPSGADPLPWRLLDGAAVYFTAGDAAAVSEARRAAVLVATARAKHTLAAAGVAIDVLVRSGRDPDERYEPGELTPPPWAVVTTLGAEGGTVELADGERMRWPAERVDPSEVVDTYGAGDCFAAGLTWALGRGYQLRDAIAVAARCGADCVRRRGPYRRVAPDSDASGRAEEGVGGIG